In Sphingomonas sp. SORGH_AS_0950, the following are encoded in one genomic region:
- a CDS encoding GNAT family N-acetyltransferase, with protein MRIEPADPTDPASSRLLDRLSDALEAITGDSGRASFDPLDVQGNGASFVLAYDDEGRPLGCGAYRPLAEGVAELKRMFALPGTKGVGAAILACLETRARADGYRQLWLETRRVNERAVRFYEKNGYWRIPNFGKYAGRPEAVCFAKILSESV; from the coding sequence ATGCGTATCGAACCCGCCGACCCCACCGATCCGGCGTCGTCCCGGCTGCTCGACCGGCTTTCCGACGCGCTGGAGGCGATAACCGGGGACAGCGGCCGAGCATCCTTCGATCCCCTGGACGTACAGGGTAACGGCGCGTCGTTCGTGCTGGCGTATGACGACGAAGGAAGGCCGCTCGGCTGTGGCGCGTATCGGCCGCTGGCGGAGGGCGTGGCGGAGCTCAAGCGGATGTTCGCCCTGCCCGGAACCAAGGGTGTCGGCGCGGCCATCCTCGCCTGTCTCGAAACCCGCGCGCGGGCCGATGGATATCGCCAGCTTTGGCTGGAGACGCGACGGGTCAATGAAAGGGCCGTGCGATTCTACGAGAAGAACGGCTATTGGCGCATCCCAAATTTCGGGAAATATGCCGGGCGGCCCGAGGCCGTCTGCTTTGCGAAGATCCTGTCGGAGTCGGTCTAG
- a CDS encoding BrnT family toxin has translation MTIVWDEPKRAANLAKHGIDFADIDDAFFLSAMIGEAKQGRWFAVGRLNGVITVIFATLGSEGLSIISARPASAKERKLVE, from the coding sequence ATGACGATCGTTTGGGACGAACCGAAGCGCGCCGCGAACCTCGCCAAGCACGGCATTGATTTTGCCGATATCGACGATGCGTTCTTCCTGTCCGCAATGATCGGTGAAGCGAAACAAGGCCGCTGGTTCGCGGTTGGTCGCCTGAACGGCGTCATCACCGTCATTTTCGCCACGCTGGGCAGCGAAGGACTTTCGATCATCTCCGCCCGCCCCGCGAGCGCCAAGGAAAGGAAACTGGTCGAATGA
- the rpoZ gene encoding DNA-directed RNA polymerase subunit omega: protein MARVTVEDCVDKIPNRFDLVLFAAQRARQISGGADLTVDRDRDKNPVVALREIAEETVRPTHLEEAVVNSLQRVQIDDEDEADDVGSLQASAEALRLTAAAPPRNQNLGADYDG from the coding sequence ATGGCGCGCGTCACCGTCGAAGATTGCGTCGACAAGATTCCCAACCGTTTCGATCTGGTGCTGTTCGCGGCGCAGCGGGCCCGTCAGATTTCGGGCGGGGCGGATCTGACCGTCGACCGCGATCGCGACAAAAACCCGGTCGTCGCGCTGCGCGAGATCGCCGAGGAAACGGTTCGCCCGACCCATCTGGAAGAAGCCGTGGTCAACAGCCTGCAGCGCGTCCAGATCGACGACGAGGACGAGGCGGATGATGTCGGCAGCCTGCAGGCTTCGGCCGAGGCGCTGCGCCTGACCGCCGCCGCGCCGCCGCGCAACCAGAATCTGGGTGCCGATTACGACGGCTGA
- a CDS encoding BrnA antitoxin family protein, whose translation MTKPYTQADMDAVSDTPELTDAQLASARPFSEALPALAEKMQRVRGPQKRRTKIPKTIRLSPEVVDYFEATGPGWQTRMDDVLKRYVIDHR comes from the coding sequence ATGACGAAACCCTACACCCAAGCCGATATGGATGCCGTGTCCGACACCCCGGAACTGACCGACGCGCAACTGGCCAGCGCCCGGCCGTTTTCGGAAGCGCTGCCCGCCTTGGCGGAAAAAATGCAGCGCGTCCGTGGCCCTCAAAAGCGCCGCACCAAGATTCCCAAGACCATCCGCCTATCGCCGGAGGTGGTGGACTATTTCGAAGCTACGGGTCCGGGCTGGCAGACCCGCATGGACGATGTGCTGAAGCGATACGTCATCGATCATCGCTGA